Proteins encoded by one window of Cervus canadensis isolate Bull #8, Minnesota chromosome 18, ASM1932006v1, whole genome shotgun sequence:
- the CHST8 gene encoding carbohydrate sulfotransferase 8, translating to MSPRAGTMRLACMFSSILLFGAAGLLLFISLQDPTELAPHQAPGIKFSIRPQQPHNDLPPGSSQDGPFKAATERVTRDLSSRAPRGLSLRLPQDPQAQLNVGARLRPRQRRRRLLIKKMPAAAALRANSSAGTLVRPAPGALDGRWASLRETQRERKRVMREACAKYRASSSRRAVTPRHVSRIFVEDRHRVLYCEVPKAGCSNWKRVLMVLAGLASSTADIQHNTVHYGSALKRLDTFDRQGILHRLSTYTKMLFVREPFERLVSAFRDKFEHPNSYYHPVFGKAILARYRANASREALRTGSGVRFPEFVQYLLDVHRPVGMDIHWDHVSRLCSPCLIDYDFVGKFESMEDDANFFLSLIHAPRNLTFPRFKDRHSEEARTTARITHQYFAQLSTLQRQRTYDFYYMDYLMFNYSKPFADLY from the exons GAATAAAGTTCAGCATCAGACCACAGCAGCCGCACAAC GACCTCCCGCCAGGCAGTTCCCAGGATGGTCCCTTTAAGGCAGCCACGGAGAGGGTCACCCGAGACTTGTCCAGCCGCGCCCCGCGGGGCCTGAGCCTGCGGCTGCCCCAGGACCCTCAAGCTCAGCTAAACGTGGGGGCCCGTCTGCGACCCCGGCAGCGCCGCCGACGGCTGCTCATCAAGAAAATGCCGGCTGCGGCGGCCCTCCGCGCCAACAGCTCGGCCGGCACGTTGGTCCGGCCGGCCCCAGGGGCCCTGGACGGCCGCTGGGCCAGCCTGCGCGAGACCCAGCGGGAGCGCAAGCGGGTGATGCGGGAGGCGTGCGCCAAGTACCGCGCGAGCAGCAGCCGCAGGGCGGTCACGCCCCGCCACGTGTCCCGCATCTTCGTGGAGGACCGCCACCGCGTGCTCTACTGCGAGGTGCCCAAGGCAGGCTGCTCCAACTGGAAGCGCGTGCTCATGGTGCTGGCCGGGCTGGCCTCGTCCACCGCCGACATCCAACACAACACGGTGCACTACGGCAGCGCCCTCAAGCGGCTGGACACCTTCGACCGCCAGGGCATCCTCCACCGCCTCAGCACCTACACCAAGATGCTCTTCGTGCGCGAGCCTTTCGAGAGGCTGGTCTCCGCCTTCCGCGACAAGTTCGAGCACCCCAACAGCTACTATCACCCCGTCTTCGGCAAGGCCATCCTGGCCCGCTACCGGGCCAACGCCTCTCGGGAGGCCCTGCGGACGGGCTCCGGCGTGCGGTTCCCCGAGTTCGTGCAGTACCTGCTGGACGTGCACCGGCCGGTGGGCATGGACATCCACTGGGACCATGTCAGCCGGCTCTGCAGCCCCTGCCTCATCGATTATGACTTTGTGGGCAAGTTTGAGAGCATGGAGGACGATGCCAACTTCTTCCTGAGCCTCATCCACGCGCCGCGGAACCTGACCTTCCCCAGGTTCAAGGACCGGCACTCGGAGGAGGCGCGGACGACAGCCCGCATCACCCACCAGTACTTCGCCCAGCTCTCTACCCTGCAGCGGCAGCGCACCTACGACTTCTACTACATGGACTACCTGATGTTCAACTACTCCAAGCCCTTTGCAGACCTGTACTGA